A genomic segment from Phycisphaerae bacterium encodes:
- a CDS encoding LacI family DNA-binding transcriptional regulator, whose product MRNPDSKSVTSEQIASKLKLSPTTVSLVLNGRGQAHRISDRTARRVLATARRMNYRPNPIARQLAGKRSNAVGVLINTEAVVDVRIIQWMERRAADRGIRFIVGHAIGSRERVRDYLDDFRARGVDGVISIFHNHPDYAAFVQPALARFGNVVYYEKPGVLKRTQAERACYVEADFREVGRAGVRHLLERGRRRIGLVMSNLVFPYAVQRHESYRESLAAGGLDYDERLVWVLGERTAAGWMDPFTPDLAQAAVDHLVLDQKVDGIVAVNDAYAARIMAALRHRGRRVPEDVAVVGCDNLDISTLVDPPLTTIDLRVEELARAMTSLLFEMLDKGTVPANRRAVVIPPQLVIRASS is encoded by the coding sequence GTGCGGAACCCTGATTCCAAGTCCGTCACTTCTGAGCAGATTGCCAGCAAGCTGAAGCTCTCCCCGACCACCGTTTCGCTGGTGCTCAACGGCCGGGGGCAGGCTCATCGCATTTCGGACCGGACCGCGCGGCGCGTGCTGGCGACCGCCCGCAGGATGAACTACCGCCCAAACCCCATCGCCCGGCAGCTGGCCGGCAAACGAAGCAACGCCGTGGGCGTGCTCATCAATACCGAGGCGGTGGTTGACGTTCGCATCATTCAGTGGATGGAACGACGGGCGGCCGACCGCGGGATCCGCTTCATTGTCGGTCACGCCATTGGATCGCGCGAGCGCGTTCGCGACTACCTTGACGATTTTCGGGCCCGCGGCGTGGACGGCGTGATCAGCATCTTCCACAACCACCCGGACTACGCCGCATTCGTCCAGCCCGCCCTGGCCCGGTTCGGGAACGTCGTGTATTACGAGAAACCCGGAGTGCTCAAGCGAACCCAGGCAGAACGGGCCTGTTATGTGGAGGCGGATTTCCGAGAAGTGGGTCGAGCGGGCGTCAGGCACCTGCTTGAAAGGGGCCGCCGGCGCATCGGCCTGGTCATGAGCAACCTGGTGTTTCCCTACGCCGTCCAGCGGCACGAATCCTACCGGGAGTCGCTGGCTGCGGGAGGACTTGACTACGATGAGCGGCTGGTGTGGGTGCTCGGCGAGCGAACCGCTGCCGGATGGATGGATCCGTTTACCCCCGACCTGGCCCAGGCGGCCGTGGACCACCTTGTCCTCGACCAGAAAGTGGACGGAATTGTAGCCGTCAACGACGCCTACGCTGCTCGTATCATGGCCGCCCTGCGCCATCGCGGCCGGCGCGTGCCCGAGGACGTCGCCGTCGTGGGTTGTGACAATCTGGACATCAGCACGCTGGTGGATCCGCCCCTGACGACAATTGACCTTCGCGTGGAGGAACTGGCTCGAGCAATGACCTCACTGCTGTTTGAAATGCTGGATAAGGGTACCGTGCCCGCAAATCGCCGGGCGGTCGTGATCCCGCCCCAGCTGGTGATTCGGGCTTCGAGTTAG
- a CDS encoding protein-L-isoaspartate(D-aspartate) O-methyltransferase, with protein sequence MCKPFPGSRIVPRSRLDHARSRRTWAACGLLIVLTTACREQSDPSRSRSRASTSTAAGSAHDTAPAFDHGATARKPPPGSAERVRERAEMVETQLRQPVDGREAIRDERVLEAMAIVPRHLFIPERMRRSAYHDGPLPIGHDQTISQPYIVALMTEAIGLRSGERVLEVGTGSGYQAAVLAHLTSEVYTIEIVEPLAERARRTLLEQGYEEVKCRAGDGYKGWLEAAPFDAITITCAAPEVPAPLWQQLKTGGRLVMPLGEAGHVQQLILLTKRADGGRHEQRIIPVSFVPMTRERGAR encoded by the coding sequence ATGTGCAAGCCCTTCCCCGGAAGCCGCATCGTCCCGAGAAGCCGATTGGATCACGCGAGGTCGCGACGCACATGGGCTGCATGTGGGTTGTTGATCGTACTGACTACCGCCTGCCGGGAGCAGTCCGATCCGTCTCGATCCCGTTCAAGAGCCTCAACATCCACGGCGGCCGGTTCTGCTCACGACACGGCTCCGGCCTTCGATCATGGGGCCACGGCTCGAAAGCCGCCGCCGGGATCGGCCGAGCGGGTCCGCGAGCGGGCCGAGATGGTGGAAACGCAGTTGCGGCAGCCCGTTGACGGTCGAGAAGCCATTCGCGATGAGCGAGTGTTGGAGGCGATGGCGATCGTCCCTCGCCATCTGTTTATCCCCGAACGGATGCGTCGGTCCGCCTATCATGATGGGCCCTTGCCCATCGGCCATGACCAGACCATCTCGCAACCTTATATCGTTGCCTTGATGACGGAAGCCATCGGGTTGCGCTCAGGCGAACGTGTTCTGGAAGTCGGCACGGGTTCGGGCTATCAGGCGGCCGTCTTGGCTCACCTCACATCGGAGGTCTACACGATCGAGATTGTTGAGCCTTTGGCCGAGAGAGCTCGGCGAACACTGCTCGAACAGGGCTACGAAGAAGTCAAATGCCGCGCGGGGGACGGGTACAAGGGCTGGCTCGAAGCGGCACCGTTTGACGCGATTACGATCACCTGTGCCGCGCCGGAGGTGCCCGCTCCGCTCTGGCAACAGCTCAAGACGGGAGGTCGTCTGGTGATGCCCTTGGGCGAAGCCGGCCATGTCCAGCAACTGATCCTTCTGACCAAGCGGGCCGATGGCGGCCGTCACGAGCAGCGGATCATCCCGGTTTCGTTCGTACCCATGACCCGTGAGCGGGGGGCACGCTGA
- a CDS encoding MFS transporter, protein MDDRSDQGMDGLPRLAWYQGVTPYQWWVFVVGAMAWLFDCMDQRLFTMVRSPALSQLLNLPEKNALVVDYGTYATAATMIGWAVGGLFFGVVGDRWGRVRTLSASILVYSLFTGLCGLATTGWDFCLYRFLMGSGIGGAFAAAATLIAETMPDHSRSTCLGLFSALSVLGNMIGLAIGSRVFDPGRLYLAGLSGSGGIPGWRLAFFVGALPALLVVLVLQTLKESERWQKARRTAAENLERQLGDLGSLFRDRRWRTNTIVAVSMATAGIVGVWGVAFWSPELITYALMPAGGIENLPAAERAAMTARIGQTRFLGNLFQDIGGFLGILSFAPVANRIGRRKTFGGAFIISFVLITYVFLTLDSGLKAYIVLPIMGFFSLSIMGGFVVYFPEIFPTRLRSTGTAFGYNVARLSAAIVMLSSNQIREWLAALQFEHPFRVGAVVVSTVYFAGLVVLIWAPETKGQRLPEE, encoded by the coding sequence ATGGATGATCGATCGGACCAGGGGATGGACGGATTGCCCAGGCTGGCGTGGTATCAGGGGGTCACTCCGTATCAGTGGTGGGTCTTTGTGGTTGGAGCGATGGCCTGGTTGTTCGACTGCATGGACCAGCGGCTGTTTACCATGGTTCGATCGCCCGCGTTGTCGCAACTGCTCAACTTGCCGGAGAAGAATGCCCTGGTGGTCGACTACGGCACCTATGCCACCGCGGCCACCATGATCGGCTGGGCGGTCGGCGGTTTGTTCTTCGGCGTGGTAGGCGACCGCTGGGGGCGCGTCAGAACGTTGTCGGCGTCGATCCTGGTCTATTCCCTGTTCACCGGTCTTTGCGGCCTTGCGACGACGGGGTGGGATTTCTGTCTCTACCGATTCCTGATGGGCAGCGGCATTGGTGGAGCGTTTGCGGCCGCCGCCACGCTGATTGCTGAAACCATGCCTGATCACTCCCGCTCCACCTGCCTGGGGCTGTTCTCGGCGCTGTCGGTGCTGGGGAACATGATCGGCCTGGCGATCGGCTCGCGGGTCTTCGATCCAGGCAGACTGTATCTGGCCGGACTGTCCGGCAGCGGGGGCATACCTGGCTGGAGACTGGCGTTCTTCGTCGGGGCGCTGCCGGCCCTGCTGGTGGTCTTGGTTCTGCAGACGCTTAAGGAATCCGAGAGGTGGCAAAAAGCCCGACGGACGGCCGCAGAGAACCTGGAACGTCAGCTTGGTGACCTGGGCAGCCTGTTCCGCGATCGCCGGTGGCGGACGAACACGATTGTCGCGGTGAGCATGGCCACGGCGGGTATCGTGGGTGTCTGGGGCGTCGCGTTCTGGTCGCCTGAACTGATCACGTATGCCCTGATGCCCGCGGGAGGCATCGAGAATCTGCCCGCCGCCGAGCGGGCGGCCATGACGGCGAGAATCGGCCAGACCAGGTTCCTGGGCAACCTGTTCCAGGATATCGGTGGCTTTCTGGGTATTCTGAGCTTTGCCCCGGTCGCCAATCGCATCGGCCGGCGGAAGACCTTTGGGGGGGCGTTCATCATCTCATTTGTTCTGATCACCTACGTCTTTCTGACCCTCGACTCGGGCTTGAAGGCTTACATCGTGCTACCGATCATGGGCTTCTTTAGCCTGAGCATCATGGGCGGCTTCGTGGTCTACTTTCCTGAGATCTTTCCCACGCGCCTGCGCTCGACGGGTACCGCCTTCGGGTACAACGTTGCCCGCCTGTCGGCGGCGATCGTGATGCTATCGAGCAACCAGATTCGCGAATGGCTGGCCGCGCTGCAGTTCGAGCATCCCTTCCGCGTTGGTGCCGTGGTTGTGAGCACCGTTTACTTCGCTGGACTGGTGGTGCTGATCTGGGCTCCCGAGACCAAGGGCCAACGCCTGCCGGAGGAGTAG
- a CDS encoding 2,4-dihydroxyhept-2-ene-1,7-dioic acid aldolase has product MKNKLRQALLERKLCLGAWMQIGHPACAEVFARAGFDWVCVDLEHGAIDLETTADIFRTLDGFDCVPVARLPLNDPVWIHRTLDAGARGIIIPMVKTAGEAEAAIRESKYPPRGARGYGYSRANMHGMEFVEYIASANDEIAMVMQIEHRDAIANIDAILGVPGVDGVFIGPLDLSGSMGITGQVDHPQMVAALDTYRAACRSHRMAAGMHIVRPNEQNVRKAIDEGYTLIALGLDNVFLDEGARASLAAAGR; this is encoded by the coding sequence GTGAAGAACAAGCTGCGTCAGGCGTTGCTCGAGCGCAAGCTGTGTCTTGGAGCATGGATGCAGATTGGCCATCCAGCCTGTGCCGAGGTCTTTGCCCGGGCCGGATTTGACTGGGTCTGCGTTGACCTGGAGCACGGTGCGATCGATTTGGAGACGACGGCGGACATCTTCCGTACTCTTGATGGTTTCGACTGTGTGCCGGTGGCGAGGTTGCCGCTCAATGATCCGGTGTGGATCCATCGCACGCTGGATGCCGGAGCCCGCGGGATCATCATCCCGATGGTCAAGACCGCCGGGGAAGCCGAGGCCGCCATTCGCGAGAGCAAGTACCCGCCCCGCGGGGCCCGCGGTTACGGATACAGCCGGGCCAACATGCATGGAATGGAATTTGTTGAGTACATCGCCTCGGCCAACGATGAGATCGCCATGGTGATGCAGATCGAGCACAGGGACGCGATTGCGAACATCGATGCGATCCTCGGAGTGCCCGGCGTTGACGGGGTATTCATCGGGCCGCTCGATTTAAGCGGTTCGATGGGGATCACCGGCCAGGTCGATCATCCGCAGATGGTCGCCGCGCTGGACACTTACCGTGCCGCCTGCAGGAGTCACCGGATGGCTGCCGGCATGCATATTGTCCGGCCGAACGAGCAGAACGTCCGCAAGGCGATTGATGAGGGTTACACGCTGATCGCCCTCGGCTTGGATAACGTGTTTCTCGATGAAGGCGCGAGGGCAAGCCTGGCGGCTGCGGGAAGGTGA
- a CDS encoding cellulase family glycosylhydrolase, producing the protein MAASSSNSAKVLAENRGFVRRDGLHFLLNGQRIHVAGANSYYQMIHRRTGHAGADEILDEMQARSMTVLRTWAFQDEVEQGGCLQCAPHRRLGRRERPIDFIDSATLMALDQTLAAADARGIRVVLTLVNNWDDYGGMNRYTVWRYGSVRHDAFYTDSTIRGWFKDFIALLVHRVNTVNGRMYRDEPTIFAWQLANEARSSWNLAGALNDWIGEMSAYIKSVDPNHMVSTGIEGFYNTGHAECNTDLWMCACGQDFIDNHLHPSVDYASCHIWPLNWGWDPIGHTTWAMAKARQFLQQRIDHAHDVLGKPLMVDEYGVPRDNHGTGPSGGPTTVRERFFQDLYYASCEASASSGGPLAGTALWMILDDATASWDDGNGVFLPQDVALDAIISAHARRLSGVVDLECV; encoded by the coding sequence ATGGCAGCATCGAGCAGCAACTCAGCGAAGGTGTTGGCCGAGAACCGCGGCTTCGTGCGGCGTGACGGCCTGCATTTCCTGCTCAACGGGCAGCGGATTCATGTCGCCGGTGCCAACAGCTACTACCAGATGATCCATCGCCGGACCGGTCATGCTGGGGCGGACGAGATACTCGATGAGATGCAGGCTCGCTCGATGACCGTGCTGCGGACCTGGGCGTTCCAGGACGAGGTTGAGCAGGGTGGGTGCCTGCAGTGTGCGCCCCATCGGCGGCTTGGTCGTAGGGAGCGCCCGATCGACTTCATTGACTCGGCCACGCTGATGGCTCTGGATCAGACCCTGGCGGCCGCCGATGCCCGCGGCATCCGGGTGGTGCTCACGCTGGTCAACAACTGGGATGACTACGGCGGTATGAACCGCTACACAGTCTGGCGGTACGGCTCGGTTCGCCACGACGCGTTCTACACGGATTCGACCATCCGCGGCTGGTTCAAGGACTTCATCGCCCTCCTTGTTCATCGTGTGAACACGGTCAACGGCCGGATGTACCGCGACGAACCGACGATCTTCGCATGGCAATTGGCGAACGAGGCCCGTTCGAGTTGGAACCTGGCCGGAGCCCTCAACGACTGGATCGGCGAGATGAGCGCGTACATCAAGAGCGTCGATCCGAACCACATGGTGAGTACTGGCATCGAGGGCTTCTACAACACAGGCCATGCCGAATGCAATACGGACCTTTGGATGTGCGCTTGCGGACAGGACTTCATCGACAACCATCTGCATCCCTCTGTGGACTATGCCAGCTGTCACATCTGGCCCCTGAACTGGGGCTGGGATCCGATCGGCCACACGACATGGGCGATGGCCAAGGCCCGGCAGTTTCTCCAGCAGCGCATCGACCATGCCCACGATGTGCTGGGCAAGCCGCTGATGGTTGACGAGTATGGCGTTCCGCGCGACAACCACGGCACAGGCCCCTCCGGAGGGCCGACCACCGTTCGCGAACGGTTTTTCCAGGATCTCTACTACGCTTCGTGTGAAGCGTCGGCGAGCAGCGGCGGACCATTGGCGGGCACCGCCCTGTGGATGATCCTCGATGACGCTACGGCTTCATGGGATGACGGCAACGGCGTGTTCCTGCCGCAGGATGTCGCTCTGGACGCCATCATCAGCGCTCATGCCCGACGCCTATCCGGGGTGGTGGACCTGGAGTGCGTTTGA